Genomic DNA from Oxyura jamaicensis isolate SHBP4307 breed ruddy duck chromosome 1 unlocalized genomic scaffold, BPBGC_Ojam_1.0 oxy1_random_OJ106548, whole genome shotgun sequence:
AATCCCACTGAAATTCTACAAGAAAACTTAAACTTGTAGAAGACAATTAGTGGAGCAAGGACACAGGGCAGTAAGATCTCTCTTTACTTGTAATCCAAAGGAAAACATGGGTGGTGATTTCAGCTGCAGAACAGTACCGTACATGACTTGGTCAGTGACTGATCACGGACTCTCTGtgtggagctgctcctgcctctgcctttgCAGTGTCTGAAATGCTTCTGACCCTCATAAAACCCAGGCTGAGGGATCCAGTAAGATAACACCTGATCGTGGTAACAAGCAGTGCGTGGAGGAAGCGAACTCTTTGGGTTGCAGAGAGTCAGGGCACCGCTTGCTATCTCAAAATCCTTTACAATCACCGGGGGAAGAAAGGTACAAGGTAAGGAAAAGCAGTGCTAATTCTGGGAGTGGAAGCCAAGTGTCCAATGTCCCAACACTAATCTCACTAGCTCGAAGTCCCTTTAAAGATAAGCGTggctattaaagaaaaaacataaccAGTTCAGCCGGAGGCTGGTTGGCAACGTACATCTTTTTCCTGGATGGTGCACTCCTTGCAGTAGTAGGCATCAGACACTCCTGGACCCCCGCAGATCACGCAGCGTCCTTGGTAGGAGCCGTAGTTACACTCATCGCATATGCGCACGAGTGTGCAGGGCCGCACGTACGAGTCACAGATCACACATTTGCCATCACCTGAAAGTAAAACAGTCTTGGCTTACAGAACATCCTTTTCTCCACCctcacacagaagaaaagattCCTAAACCTGCCTGTAAAAACAATACCATTGGACCAAGTAGActgcagaaatttattttacagccaCAGGGTGCAACTTTATATTTGCACATGGACTTCAGGGGAACAAAGGCCTGCAatatctgtgtttgtttttgtttttttaatcttgcatATACATATCCAGAGAAGAAACCCAAGGACACGTCTTTTGTGATTAGCTAGCACCTGCTTAGCTCATACCCATACTTGTACTCTAcagtttgtctttgtttttttcacttgtgaaaAAATGCTGGACTGACAGGACTAGAGTCCTTACCTATGCAGCAGCGTAAGCTTCTCCCACACAGCCACATCAACAAAAGTCTGGAGTTACCATCCTCAGAGAGATGGGATAAGAGATTGTATTTGTGGTCCTTTTAATCCTTCATCTGTGAGAAGGCCAAAGAAAGGGCAAACTGGCATAAACAGCCACTTCACAAAGTTGCTCTTGCTTTCTCACAAGGAACTGAGTGAAATTCAAGCACTCTTATCATACAGGCAAAGAGCCATCAGATGCCATTGGCAGTCTGCTGTGCTGGACCCGATCCAAAACACTGACCTAGAGATGAAAGGCTTCGTATCTTATTACCAGTTCCCAAGGCATCTAATCCCTACTCCCACAAACAGCTCATCTAACCTGCTCATAAATCTCCATCCTGACGGCCCTCGGCTACTACCACTGGGAATCTGTTTAAGTCCTGCGtgttcctgaaaacattttttttttactttgtactCCTCACTGTACTTTGTTTCTCCTCACTTTGCGTGTTTTCATGCTAATTTGGAGCCCCAAAGTAGTCATCTTGTACCATGCCACTACAAGAATCTAATGACTGCTCATactccttcttcccttctacAGCTGAGCACTGGCATTTGATTCTGTGTATTTATCCGTTCTATCTCtagacatttttctctgtgcacTTCTCGTTCTCAAGGCGTGAAGTCAGATTACAAAAacgtgttctttttttctttctt
This window encodes:
- the LOC118156915 gene encoding PHD finger-like domain-containing protein 5A isoform X2 encodes the protein MWLCGRSLRCCIGDGKCVICDSYVRPCTLVRICDECNYGSYQGRCVICGGPGVSDAYYCKECTIQEKDRDGCPKIVNLGSSKTDLFYERKKYGFKKR
- the LOC118156915 gene encoding PHD finger-like domain-containing protein 5A isoform X1 encodes the protein MAKHHPDLIFCRKQAGVAIGRLCEKCDGKCVICDSYVRPCTLVRICDECNYGSYQGRCVICGGPGVSDAYYCKECTIQEKDRDGCPKIVNLGSSKTDLFYERKKYGFKKR